The Sporosarcina ureae genome includes a region encoding these proteins:
- the darG gene encoding macro domain-containing protein, protein MIYSMKGNLLEDQAEAYVNTVNTVGVMGKGIALQFKQAFPDVFKQYAKDCKAGSVQVGKMHVVPVHGLASPKFVINFPTKEHWRNPSTLDYILDGLQDLVQVIQELNIQSIALPPLGCGNGGLDWSNVRPYIIEALQPLSIDVHLYEPVGAPPLDEMIIRTKRPNMTMGRALLLSAMEQYAGPGYRMSLLEVQKIAYFLHEVGALPKLQFEKNRFGPYAEALNHVLQNMEGHWIRGYGDRTTGAEIYLLDGAIKEAKQFLDKHPEAKPYLNRVSELIYGFETPYDMELLSTVCWVLKENASKATNKEFIVQSVQQWNDRKKKMFPVSDIEQVWNYLIHEAKFAS, encoded by the coding sequence ATGATCTATTCAATGAAAGGGAACTTACTGGAAGACCAAGCGGAAGCGTATGTAAATACGGTAAATACGGTAGGGGTCATGGGAAAAGGAATTGCCTTGCAGTTTAAACAAGCATTTCCAGATGTGTTTAAGCAGTATGCTAAAGATTGTAAGGCAGGTAGCGTACAAGTCGGGAAGATGCATGTGGTTCCTGTCCATGGTTTAGCTTCTCCAAAGTTTGTCATTAACTTCCCAACAAAAGAACATTGGCGCAATCCGTCTACACTTGATTATATACTGGATGGCCTTCAAGATTTAGTCCAAGTGATCCAAGAGCTTAACATTCAGTCGATTGCCTTACCTCCATTAGGATGTGGAAATGGTGGGTTGGACTGGTCCAATGTTAGACCTTACATTATTGAAGCGCTACAGCCACTTTCGATTGACGTACATTTGTATGAACCGGTAGGTGCACCGCCACTAGATGAAATGATTATCCGAACGAAGCGCCCTAATATGACAATGGGAAGAGCTTTACTACTGAGCGCTATGGAACAATATGCTGGTCCAGGATATAGAATGTCTTTGCTAGAGGTACAGAAAATTGCATACTTCTTGCACGAAGTAGGAGCTTTACCCAAACTACAGTTTGAGAAGAATCGTTTTGGTCCTTACGCTGAAGCGCTCAATCATGTATTACAAAACATGGAAGGTCATTGGATTCGGGGGTATGGAGATCGAACAACGGGTGCAGAAATCTATCTATTGGATGGTGCGATTAAAGAAGCGAAGCAGTTTTTAGATAAACATCCTGAAGCTAAGCCTTACTTAAATCGTGTATCTGAATTGATTTATGGTTTTGAAACGCCTTATGACATGGAGTTACTGTCGACTGTCTGTTGGGTGCTAAAAGAAAATGCGTCCAAAGCAACTAACAAGGAATTCATTGTCCAATCTGTTCAGCAATGGAATGATCGAAAGAAAAAGATGTTCCCAGTTAGCGACATTGAACAAGTGTGGAACTATTTAATTCATGAAGCGAAGTTTGCATCGTGA